The nucleotide sequence TTTAGCACCTCGATATCCAAGACTGTCTACCCCACCCCTAAAGATGCTCTCACCTTGTGTCTGAAAGTTGCCGATAAAACCCAATCGTTCGCCCTCTGCAATTCTTGCCAATAGGCGCAGGACTTCAATCGCGTTGCTTTTTCCTGACGCATTCGCTCCAATCAATACTGTTAGTCGTGCAAGATGCAAGGTTCCAGATCGATAGCTTTTGAAATTTTTGAGTTGGATCTGGGTCAGCACTTGATTTGCTCCGTGTGTCTCAGAATCAATTTAATCGATCTTTATAGCTTTTGCGAGAGAACAGTTAGAGTAAGCTTCTATGCATTTAAATTGTGACTAAGGCTGACACGGTGACGGGGAGAGGAAGAGACGGCGTGGGATAGTTTATTAATTGGAGTACTCATTAAGGTTACGCGATCGCGTCCTCGGAGATTGCTTAAGACATCTCAAAGAATGCAAAGCTAAAAATAGTGAGGTTTTGGCTGGTGGCTGAATTTCAGATTCTTGGGGGGATACAATATAGAAGCTGAAAAAACACTAGGGGTTAGGCTTAAAGTGGTGACGTGCGACCCCTGCAATCGAACGGAAATAATGCTGCTAACCGATAACCTGCTCCTCGATTACAAACGCTGTCAACGCCGAGCTTTTTTGGAAGTTTGTGGAGAGGTTGCCCAAAAAGAGGCGGAACGAGAGTTTTTGCTGAAATTGCGTCGAGAAAATCAAAAGCAAGTTGAAGAAATTCTCGCCCATCAGATGTATCAAAAACCGTCTTTCTCGCGGGGGGATTGGCAAGAAGGAACCCGGCAAACCCAACAATTAATGGCGCAGGGAGTGGAGTTGATTCATCGCGGTGTGTTGTGGGTGTCGGAGTCGGAAGAGTTGGGGATTCGAGGAACGCCACTGTTGGGTAAACCGACGTTGCTCGTCAAACAACCCGGCGTGTCAAAATTTGGAAATTGGGCGTATAGTCCGGTGAATGTCAAGTTAGGCAAGCGTCCCAAGCCAGAATATAAAGTAATTGCGGCGTTCCACGCTTATTTATTGGCACAAATTCAGGGGATTTTACCCAAAAATCCCTTGCTAGTGTTGCGACAGCAGAAACGCTATGGGGTGGACTTGCATAACTGGTTGCCGCGCATGAAGACAGTGGCGATAAACTGCTATCAAATGTTGCTGTCGGAGATGGAACCGGATGTTTTTATTTCTCGCCAGCGTTGTGGTTTGTGTCAGTGGCATACTCATTGTCGCGCGATCGCGCGCAACCTCAACCACCTCTCTCTCGTTCCCGGCGTAACCCCCAGTCGCTATCAACAATTGCAACAGTTGGGCGTAACCAGTTTAGCCGCTCTTGCCACCGAATCTTCCGAAGAGATCGACGAGGTATTGGGGGATGAAATTGCCTTCCAACTTCAACAACAAGCGCGATCGATTGTGGAAAATCGGGCATTCTTCAGGGAAAACGATCGCGCGCTGAGTGCCATCCCCACCGCAGAGGTAGAATTTTATTTTGATATCGAAGCAGAACCCGATCGCAATCTCGATTTTTTGTTAGGCGTTCTAGTCGTCAATCGACGGGACAAAACGGAACAATTTTATCCATTTTTAGCCGAACATCCCGATGAAGAGGCGTTAATTTGGCAGCAGTTTTTAGCCTTAACCGAACGCTATCCCCAAGCACCGATTTTCCACTATTCCGAATACGAAGTGGACACCGTTAAACGCCTTGCGCGACAGTACCCAACACCCAACCATTCCCTTCAACCCTTGCTCTCTCGTTTTGTGGATTTACACGCCTGGGTAACCGCCACAGCCACCTTACCCGTTGAGAGTTATTCCTTAAAATCTCTGGCACAATGGTTGGGGTTTGAATGGCGCGATCGCGATGCCAGTGGAGATCGCACCGTTTGTTGGTACGATCGATGGTTGCACAGTGGCGATCGCGCGCTCCTTGATGCGATCCTCCGCTACAACGAAGATGATTGCCGCGCTACTTATTGTTTAAAAGATTGGTTAGTTGATTTTCTGGCGAACACTTCCAATGAAAATTCGCCGATTTCCGCCACTCCAAAATAAAGTTATGCAAAGAATTTTCTCATTAATCCCTTTTGTAATTTACGTAACCCTAGGAATCGCAAAGCTTGTGCTAGCTTAAAAGTGATAATGCCAGCACTGATTCGATCTGCACGCTAATTCTGAGGTAATTGCTATGATGCTTGCCCTTTTACCCCTGCTCCTGTTAATCGCTGCATTGGGAAGTGTTATTTTCTATCAACGAGCATCAAACGAACTCTCTCGCGTCCTTGCGGTAGGAATGGGTGCGGTGTGTTTGATTTGGGGTTTCGCGATCGCGCACTGGTCGATCCATTTACTCTGTCTCATTCTACTCCTGCAATACAAAAAACTCCTCGTTCTGTTTTCCCCCAATTCCGTTCGAGTTGAGCCGTTGAAAATTCAAAAATAACCAGAATATTAACAATCTACAAACAATAGTCAAACTGAGGTGCATCTCAATTTGATATAGTGCGGTCTATAGACCTGTATCAAAGCCGCAAATCCCTCACCCCGTCACCCCGTCACCCCCTCACCTCTGTTAGCTTCGTTCTCAATTCAAATGTGTAGCAGCTTACTACTCTCCAAAACGATACCCTTTACCATACACCGTATGAATCAAAGGGGTTTCTCCCTTCTGCTCGATTTTTCGACGCAATAGGCGCACTAACGCCGCCAACACATTACTACTCGGTTGCTCGTTTTCCCCCCACAACTGTTGGTGAATTTGTTCGTGGGGAAGCAATTGACCCGAATTTTGCATAAAATACTCCAGCAACTGCGTTTCCTTCTCCGACAGTTCGATGGAACGATTGTTGCGATACGCCAGTTGATTTTCAATATCGAGTTCGAGATCCGCAACGCTCAATCGCTGTGCTGCAATGGGTTCTGGGACGCGCCGCAGCAACGCGCGCACCCGCGCCAACAACTCCCGCAATTCAAACGGTTTAACCAAATAATCGTCTGCACCCGCATCTAATCCCATCACGCGATCGTCAATGGTATCCTTAGCCGTGAGAAAAAGAACGGGTGTTGTCTTACCACTCTTGCGCAACGCCTGACACAACTCTAACCCCGACAATTGCGGCATCATCCAATCTAAAATCAGCAAATCATAATTCTCGTGAAGCGCGCGTTGCATTCCCAACAAACCATTATCTGCAACATCCACCTCATAACCCTCAAGCTTCAAAACCTGTCCGAGTGGCTCTCTTAGCTCAACTTCATCATCCACCAACAGAATTTTCATTAAATATCCTTTAATTCTGCCTTCTGCAAGCATACTAGCGATCTGCCAATAAACGCTGTACGAACAAATGTAGCGAAAAATTAAATTTTTTTTCATTTAAACAACATTTCTATTGTTAAACCGATTGAGAAAATCCCCTTTAACCCAGTCCTTCCGTATGTTTCAGGCAATTTGTCTCTCTCAAGCACTCTTCTTAGCAACAACCTCAACATCTGAGACAATGCTCTAGCAATAAAAATTTCACATATACAAGCATTACAACACCGTGCTGGAGATTAAAACGCTATGAAATTGGCTTATTGGATGTATGCAGGTCCCGCTCATATTGGCACGCTGCGCGTTGCTAGCTCCTTTAAAAACGTCCACGCCATCATGCACGCACCCCTCGGCGACGACTATTTCAACGTCATGCGCTCGATGCTCGAACGGGAGAGAGACTTTACCCCCGTTACTGCAAGTATTGTCGATCGTAACGTTTTGGCGCGGGGTTCCCAGGAAAAGGTGGTGGACAATATCACCCGCAAGGACGCAGAAGAACAACCAGATCTCATCGTTCTCACGCCGACGTGTACCTCTAGTATTTTGCAGGAAGATCTACAAAACTTTGTCGATCGCGCCCAACTTGATTCTAAAGGCGATGTGATGCTTGCGGATGTGAATCACTACCGCGTGAATGAATTGCAAGCTGCCGATAGAACGCTTCAGCAAATTGTTGAGTACTACATTAAAAAGGCGCGTAAAAAAGACGAACTCCCCGAAGGCAAAACCGAAAAGCCTTCCGTTAACATTATCGGTATTTCGACTCTCGGCTTCCACAACCAGCACGATTGCACCGAACTCAAGCGGTTAATGGCGGATTTAGGAATCGAAGTCAATGAAGTGATTCCCGAAGGCGCTTCTGTTAATAACCTGAAAAACTTGCCTAAAGCTTGGTTTAACCTGGTTCCTTATCGGGAGTTGGGGTTAATGTCAGCCAATTACCTCCAAGAAGAATTTGGAATGCCTTTTGTTGATATTGCGCCAATGGGTGTGGTGGAAACGGCGCGTTGCATCCGCAAGATTCAGGAAGTGATTAACGCGCAAGGTGCAAACGTTGACTACGAAGAGTTTATCAACGAGCAAACCCTGTATGTGTCCCAAGCGGCTTGGTTCTCTCGTTCCATCGACTGTCAGAACCTCACGGGGAAAAAGGCGGTTGTGTTCGGGGACAATACCCACGCCGCAGCGATGACGAAGATTCTCGCGCGGGAAATGGGGATTCACGTTGTGATGGCGGGAACCTATTGTAAGTACGATGCGGATTGGTTTAAGGAACAGGTGAGCGAATATTGCGACGAAGTTCTCATTAGCGACGATAATGGGGCTATTGGGGACGCGATCGCGCGCATCGAACCTTCTGCTATTTTTGGGACGCAAATGGAACGTCACGTTGGGAAACGCTTGGATATCCCCTGCGGCGTGATTGCTTCTCCCATCCACATCCAAAACTTCCCCATCGGTTACAAACCCTTCTGTGGTTATGAGGGAACGAATCAAATTGCCGATCTCGTCTACAATTCTTTCACCTTGGGAATGGAAGATCACCTGCTGGAAATCTTCGGCGGACACGATACCAAAGAAGTGATTACCAAAGGCATTTCCGCCGATTCCGATTTGAACTGGAACCGAGAAGCACAAGCAGAATTGAACAAAATTCCGGGTTTTGTGCGCGGTAAGGTGAAACGGAATACAGAGAAGTTTGCGCGCGATCGCGATTTGAGCGAAATTACTCTTGAGGTGATGTACGCTGCTAAAGAAGCTGTGGGTGCATAATTTAGCTCGCGTAGGGTGGGTTAGGCTGCAATTCGATGGATAATATCATCGACTGATTAAATTTTGCACTTGCCGTAACCCACCACAATCCTTACTATAAAATCATTCAATGAGATGAAAAGAATGAGGAAAAACTTTAAAAATCAACTTCGCGAGATTTTAGGTTTTCCAAGTTCGGAGGAACAACTACGAGGGGTTCAAAGTCAAAAAATTCAGAAAGCAATTCATTCGCTCAAAACGAAAGAGTTGCGCTTTTATTTTCAACAACTGGTGGAAAAAAGCAAACCGGGTGCAGTATTTAGTTGCCAAGTCAATGGAATCGATATTCTTGCGCCAGTTGAATTGCTTCGACTCTATCCCCACTGTCTTTATCTAGATAAAGAA is from Lusitaniella coriacea LEGE 07157 and encodes:
- a CDS encoding TM0106 family RecB-like putative nuclease, which produces MLLTDNLLLDYKRCQRRAFLEVCGEVAQKEAEREFLLKLRRENQKQVEEILAHQMYQKPSFSRGDWQEGTRQTQQLMAQGVELIHRGVLWVSESEELGIRGTPLLGKPTLLVKQPGVSKFGNWAYSPVNVKLGKRPKPEYKVIAAFHAYLLAQIQGILPKNPLLVLRQQKRYGVDLHNWLPRMKTVAINCYQMLLSEMEPDVFISRQRCGLCQWHTHCRAIARNLNHLSLVPGVTPSRYQQLQQLGVTSLAALATESSEEIDEVLGDEIAFQLQQQARSIVENRAFFRENDRALSAIPTAEVEFYFDIEAEPDRNLDFLLGVLVVNRRDKTEQFYPFLAEHPDEEALIWQQFLALTERYPQAPIFHYSEYEVDTVKRLARQYPTPNHSLQPLLSRFVDLHAWVTATATLPVESYSLKSLAQWLGFEWRDRDASGDRTVCWYDRWLHSGDRALLDAILRYNEDDCRATYCLKDWLVDFLANTSNENSPISATPK
- the rppA gene encoding two-component system response regulator RppA; amino-acid sequence: MKILLVDDEVELREPLGQVLKLEGYEVDVADNGLLGMQRALHENYDLLILDWMMPQLSGLELCQALRKSGKTTPVLFLTAKDTIDDRVMGLDAGADDYLVKPFELRELLARVRALLRRVPEPIAAQRLSVADLELDIENQLAYRNNRSIELSEKETQLLEYFMQNSGQLLPHEQIHQQLWGENEQPSSNVLAALVRLLRRKIEQKGETPLIHTVYGKGYRFGE
- the bchB gene encoding ferredoxin:protochlorophyllide reductase (ATP-dependent) subunit B, with the translated sequence MKLAYWMYAGPAHIGTLRVASSFKNVHAIMHAPLGDDYFNVMRSMLERERDFTPVTASIVDRNVLARGSQEKVVDNITRKDAEEQPDLIVLTPTCTSSILQEDLQNFVDRAQLDSKGDVMLADVNHYRVNELQAADRTLQQIVEYYIKKARKKDELPEGKTEKPSVNIIGISTLGFHNQHDCTELKRLMADLGIEVNEVIPEGASVNNLKNLPKAWFNLVPYRELGLMSANYLQEEFGMPFVDIAPMGVVETARCIRKIQEVINAQGANVDYEEFINEQTLYVSQAAWFSRSIDCQNLTGKKAVVFGDNTHAAAMTKILAREMGIHVVMAGTYCKYDADWFKEQVSEYCDEVLISDDNGAIGDAIARIEPSAIFGTQMERHVGKRLDIPCGVIASPIHIQNFPIGYKPFCGYEGTNQIADLVYNSFTLGMEDHLLEIFGGHDTKEVITKGISADSDLNWNREAQAELNKIPGFVRGKVKRNTEKFARDRDLSEITLEVMYAAKEAVGA